The following are encoded together in the Citrus sinensis cultivar Valencia sweet orange chromosome 1, DVS_A1.0, whole genome shotgun sequence genome:
- the LOC102612867 gene encoding probable U3 small nucleolar RNA-associated protein 11 isoform X3, whose protein sequence is MSSLRNAIPRRAHKERAQPQSRKKFGLLEKHKDYVVRAKAYHKKEETIRRLKEKAAFRNPDEFYLKMIKTKIVDGVHRLESEANKYTQEELILMKTQDIGYILQKLQSERNKIEKLTTMLHSLDSNLSSRHVYYAEDREETKEIKYISGRKATLPVFDDIPDHIKRLCCIFSVCRKTAASYRELEGRKKRVQELEKLFMDMSLQKELQKKGRKRKLHEEEIVCPSSKPAYKWRSERKR, encoded by the exons ATGTCTTCTCTTAGGAATGCAATTCCTAGAAGGGCTCATAAGGAGAGAGCTCAACC GCAATCGAGGAAGAAGTTTGGGCTTCTTGAAAAGCACAAGGACTATGTTGTTCGTGCAAAAGCATATCACAAGAAGGAGGAGACTATACGG AGACTCAAAGAGAAGGCAGCATTTAGGAACCCGGATGAATTTTACCTCAAAATGATCAAAACGAAAATTGTTGATGGAGTGCACAGACTAGA GAGTGAGGCAAACAAGTACACTCAAGAAGAACTTATTTTGATGAAGACCCAGGATATAGGATATATTCTTCAGAAACTGCAAAGTGAAAGAAAT aaaattgaaaagttaaCTACCATGTTGCACTCTCTTGATAGTAATCTATCTAGCAGACATGTTTACTATGCTGAAGACAG GGAAgagacaaaagaaataaaatatatatctgGACGAAAAGCTACATTGCCTGTTTTTGACGACATTCCTGATCACATTAAGAG ACTGTGTTGCATATTTTCCGTTTGCAGGAAGACTGCTGCTTCCTACAGAGAACTAGAAGGGAGGAAAAAGAGAGTACAGGAGTTGGAAAAGCTGTTTATGGATATGTCATTGCAGAAGGAATTACAG aAAAAGGGCCGGAAACGCAAACTACATGAAGAAGAGATTGTCTGTCCATCCTCCAAGCCTGCATATAAGTGGCGGTCTGAGCGAAAGCGGTAA
- the LOC102612867 gene encoding probable U3 small nucleolar RNA-associated protein 11 isoform X2 has protein sequence MSSLRNAIPRRAHKERAQPQSRKKFGLLEKHKDYVVRAKAYHKKEETIRRLKEKAAFRNPDEFYLKMIKTKIVDGVHRLESEANKYTQEELILMKTQDIGYILQKLQSERNKIEKLTTMLHSLDSNLSSRHVYYAEDREETKEIKYISGRKATLPVFDDIPDHIKRKTAASYRELEGRKKRVQELEKLFMDMSLQKELQKKGRKRKLHEEEIVCPSSKPAYKWRSERKRLIIHELGLN, from the exons ATGTCTTCTCTTAGGAATGCAATTCCTAGAAGGGCTCATAAGGAGAGAGCTCAACC GCAATCGAGGAAGAAGTTTGGGCTTCTTGAAAAGCACAAGGACTATGTTGTTCGTGCAAAAGCATATCACAAGAAGGAGGAGACTATACGG AGACTCAAAGAGAAGGCAGCATTTAGGAACCCGGATGAATTTTACCTCAAAATGATCAAAACGAAAATTGTTGATGGAGTGCACAGACTAGA GAGTGAGGCAAACAAGTACACTCAAGAAGAACTTATTTTGATGAAGACCCAGGATATAGGATATATTCTTCAGAAACTGCAAAGTGAAAGAAAT aaaattgaaaagttaaCTACCATGTTGCACTCTCTTGATAGTAATCTATCTAGCAGACATGTTTACTATGCTGAAGACAG GGAAgagacaaaagaaataaaatatatatctgGACGAAAAGCTACATTGCCTGTTTTTGACGACATTCCTGATCACATTAAGAG GAAGACTGCTGCTTCCTACAGAGAACTAGAAGGGAGGAAAAAGAGAGTACAGGAGTTGGAAAAGCTGTTTATGGATATGTCATTGCAGAAGGAATTACAG aAAAAGGGCCGGAAACGCAAACTACATGAAGAAGAGATTGTCTGTCCATCCTCCAAGCCTGCATATAAGTGGCGGTCTGAGCGAAAGCG ACTGATAATTCATGAGCTGGGGCTGAATTAG
- the LOC102612867 gene encoding probable U3 small nucleolar RNA-associated protein 11 isoform X1, with protein sequence MSSLRNAIPRRAHKERAQPQSRKKFGLLEKHKDYVVRAKAYHKKEETIRRLKEKAAFRNPDEFYLKMIKTKIVDGVHRLESEANKYTQEELILMKTQDIGYILQKLQSERNKIEKLTTMLHSLDSNLSSRHVYYAEDREETKEIKYISGRKATLPVFDDIPDHIKRLCCIFSVCRKTAASYRELEGRKKRVQELEKLFMDMSLQKELQKKGRKRKLHEEEIVCPSSKPAYKWRSERKRLIIHELGLN encoded by the exons ATGTCTTCTCTTAGGAATGCAATTCCTAGAAGGGCTCATAAGGAGAGAGCTCAACC GCAATCGAGGAAGAAGTTTGGGCTTCTTGAAAAGCACAAGGACTATGTTGTTCGTGCAAAAGCATATCACAAGAAGGAGGAGACTATACGG AGACTCAAAGAGAAGGCAGCATTTAGGAACCCGGATGAATTTTACCTCAAAATGATCAAAACGAAAATTGTTGATGGAGTGCACAGACTAGA GAGTGAGGCAAACAAGTACACTCAAGAAGAACTTATTTTGATGAAGACCCAGGATATAGGATATATTCTTCAGAAACTGCAAAGTGAAAGAAAT aaaattgaaaagttaaCTACCATGTTGCACTCTCTTGATAGTAATCTATCTAGCAGACATGTTTACTATGCTGAAGACAG GGAAgagacaaaagaaataaaatatatatctgGACGAAAAGCTACATTGCCTGTTTTTGACGACATTCCTGATCACATTAAGAG ACTGTGTTGCATATTTTCCGTTTGCAGGAAGACTGCTGCTTCCTACAGAGAACTAGAAGGGAGGAAAAAGAGAGTACAGGAGTTGGAAAAGCTGTTTATGGATATGTCATTGCAGAAGGAATTACAG aAAAAGGGCCGGAAACGCAAACTACATGAAGAAGAGATTGTCTGTCCATCCTCCAAGCCTGCATATAAGTGGCGGTCTGAGCGAAAGCG ACTGATAATTCATGAGCTGGGGCTGAATTAG
- the LOC102612867 gene encoding probable U3 small nucleolar RNA-associated protein 11 isoform X4, with translation MSSLRNAIPRRAHKERAQPQSRKKFGLLEKHKDYVVRAKAYHKKEETIRRLKEKAAFRNPDEFYLKMIKTKIVDGVHRLESEANKYTQEELILMKTQDIGYILQKLQSERNKIEKLTTMLHSLDSNLSSRHVYYAEDREETKEIKYISGRKATLPVFDDIPDHIKRKTAASYRELEGRKKRVQELEKLFMDMSLQKELQKKGRKRKLHEEEIVCPSSKPAYKWRSERKR, from the exons ATGTCTTCTCTTAGGAATGCAATTCCTAGAAGGGCTCATAAGGAGAGAGCTCAACC GCAATCGAGGAAGAAGTTTGGGCTTCTTGAAAAGCACAAGGACTATGTTGTTCGTGCAAAAGCATATCACAAGAAGGAGGAGACTATACGG AGACTCAAAGAGAAGGCAGCATTTAGGAACCCGGATGAATTTTACCTCAAAATGATCAAAACGAAAATTGTTGATGGAGTGCACAGACTAGA GAGTGAGGCAAACAAGTACACTCAAGAAGAACTTATTTTGATGAAGACCCAGGATATAGGATATATTCTTCAGAAACTGCAAAGTGAAAGAAAT aaaattgaaaagttaaCTACCATGTTGCACTCTCTTGATAGTAATCTATCTAGCAGACATGTTTACTATGCTGAAGACAG GGAAgagacaaaagaaataaaatatatatctgGACGAAAAGCTACATTGCCTGTTTTTGACGACATTCCTGATCACATTAAGAG GAAGACTGCTGCTTCCTACAGAGAACTAGAAGGGAGGAAAAAGAGAGTACAGGAGTTGGAAAAGCTGTTTATGGATATGTCATTGCAGAAGGAATTACAG aAAAAGGGCCGGAAACGCAAACTACATGAAGAAGAGATTGTCTGTCCATCCTCCAAGCCTGCATATAAGTGGCGGTCTGAGCGAAAGCGGTAA
- the LOC102612867 gene encoding probable U3 small nucleolar RNA-associated protein 11 isoform X5, whose amino-acid sequence MSSLRNAIPRRAHKERAQPQSRKKFGLLEKHKDYVVRAKAYHKKEETIRRLKEKAAFRNPDEFYLKMIKTKIVDGVHRLESEANKYTQEELILMKTQDIGYILQKLQSERNKIEKLTTMLHSLDSNLSSRHVYYAEDREETKEIKYISGRKATLPVFDDIPDHIKRDTDCVAYFPFAGRLLLPTEN is encoded by the exons ATGTCTTCTCTTAGGAATGCAATTCCTAGAAGGGCTCATAAGGAGAGAGCTCAACC GCAATCGAGGAAGAAGTTTGGGCTTCTTGAAAAGCACAAGGACTATGTTGTTCGTGCAAAAGCATATCACAAGAAGGAGGAGACTATACGG AGACTCAAAGAGAAGGCAGCATTTAGGAACCCGGATGAATTTTACCTCAAAATGATCAAAACGAAAATTGTTGATGGAGTGCACAGACTAGA GAGTGAGGCAAACAAGTACACTCAAGAAGAACTTATTTTGATGAAGACCCAGGATATAGGATATATTCTTCAGAAACTGCAAAGTGAAAGAAAT aaaattgaaaagttaaCTACCATGTTGCACTCTCTTGATAGTAATCTATCTAGCAGACATGTTTACTATGCTGAAGACAG GGAAgagacaaaagaaataaaatatatatctgGACGAAAAGCTACATTGCCTGTTTTTGACGACATTCCTGATCACATTAAGAG AGACACAGACTGTGTTGCATATTTTCCGTTTGCAGGAAGACTGCTGCTTCCTACAGAGAACTAG